The sequence CGCGAATTGATTGTCGGAATTATTTCAATTTTATTGATGTGGTCTCTTGCACAGTTGGACCCTGATGTTTGGCTACACCGTCTGGGTCTTGGGCTGTTCTTTGGGGGAATCGTATTAATGTTGATTATGCCTTTCCTCCCGGCATCGCTGGTGAGTGAAGTAGGCGGAGCAAAACGTTGGATCAAATTATTCGGTTTTTCACTGGCTCCGGTTGAGTATTTTAAAATCGGGTTTGTCTATTTTTTAGCATGGAGTTTTTCGCGTAAGCTTGGGCACCACGGGAATATGGGAGTGGTTGAAGAGTTTAAACGCTTTTTTCCGTATGCGGCGATTTTTATTTTGGTGATGTTTTTGATCGCTTTTTTACAAAATGACTTGGGACAGGTTATTGTTTTGGCTCTGACGTTAGCCTTTATGCTTTTTTTTGCAGGGAGCAGTTTTCGTTTTTTCATGACCCTGATCGGAGGATCGGTTTCGTTCTTCCTCTTTTTTATTCTTACCTCCGAACATCGGATCAATCGTATTTTATCGTGGTGGGCAACAGCTCAAAGTACGGTTCTGGCGTTTTTCCCTGAATCGATTGCCAAACATTTGAGGATTGAAAACGGTGAAGAAGCTTATCAGATCGGGCATTCGCTCAATGCGATTCACAACGGAGGAATCTTCGGAACCGGTTTGGGCGGCGGAACGTTTAAGCTCGGGTTTTTAAGTGAGGTACACACTGACTTTGTTTTGGCCGGGATTGCAGAGGAGTTTGGATTTATAGGTGTTTTTGGTGTAGTACTCCTCTTTATTATGTTACTTCATCGTCTTTTTAAAATCGCCAATCGTTCCTATAATGACACCGCGTATTTGTTCAGTCTCGGGGTCGGATTGCTTATCACATTCGCTTTCATGGTCAACGCCTACGGTATCAGCGGATTAACACCGATTAAAGGGATCTCGGTAC is a genomic window of Sulfuricurvum sp. containing:
- a CDS encoding FtsW/RodA/SpoVE family cell cycle protein, which gives rise to MPDKKLFLLTTALITIGIICSYTLSAYTVILFEYDDFHFVIRELIVGIISILLMWSLAQLDPDVWLHRLGLGLFFGGIVLMLIMPFLPASLVSEVGGAKRWIKLFGFSLAPVEYFKIGFVYFLAWSFSRKLGHHGNMGVVEEFKRFFPYAAIFILVMFLIAFLQNDLGQVIVLALTLAFMLFFAGSSFRFFMTLIGGSVSFFLFFILTSEHRINRILSWWATAQSTVLAFFPESIAKHLRIENGEEAYQIGHSLNAIHNGGIFGTGLGGGTFKLGFLSEVHTDFVLAGIAEEFGFIGVFGVVLLFIMLLHRLFKIANRSYNDTAYLFSLGVGLLITFAFMVNAYGISGLTPIKGISVPFLSYGGSTMMASAIGIGMVLMLSKKITYKSGDKK